A region of Candidatus Cloacimonadota bacterium DNA encodes the following proteins:
- a CDS encoding metallophosphoesterase family protein — MKTVLVVSDTHGNYDLLQHVLDSNILADVIIHLGDNYEDLDNCVYNRRGRKVYRVPGIFHKDYRNGSLPHTLDIEIDGWNLHIAHSPDDLTHSADAMLFGHTHNWECANSIWGLMFNPGHLRAAEDKGRIATYGIIDVYDDKMTCKILNIQHKIIAEATLEKQ; from the coding sequence ATGAAAACGGTTTTAGTCGTTAGTGACACACACGGAAATTACGATCTGCTACAGCATGTGCTGGACAGCAACATCCTTGCTGATGTGATCATTCATCTTGGCGATAATTATGAAGATTTGGATAACTGTGTTTACAACAGAAGAGGAAGAAAAGTCTATCGGGTTCCAGGTATCTTTCATAAGGATTACCGGAATGGTTCTTTGCCGCACACTCTCGATATTGAGATCGATGGCTGGAACCTGCACATTGCGCATTCACCAGACGACCTGACTCATTCTGCGGATGCAATGTTGTTTGGTCATACACATAACTGGGAATGTGCAAACAGTATATGGGGCTTGATGTTCAATCCAGGGCATTTGAGAGCTGCCGAGGATAAGGGACGTATTGCAACATACGGCATTATCGATGTTTACGATGACAAAATGACGTGCAAAATACTGAATATTCAACATAAAATAATTGCAGAAGCAACATTAGAAAAACAATAG
- the rimO gene encoding 30S ribosomal protein S12 methylthiotransferase RimO: protein MARKKRSFYIETLGCPKNLVDSEVIVSNLCDAGLEITHDPEKAEILIVNTCGFIEPAKEESIDVILDFARLKNKGMGQKLIVTGCLVQRYKEDLQKSLSEVDYFFDLDNISGITRTLSSYKQFEDKRFILTPKHYAYLRISDGCENFCSYCAIPYIRGPVRSKSIEDIIDEAQQLVDQGVKEIIVIAQDIGNYGIDIYGESRLVELLQRLDNIQNLHWLRLLYVNPQHVTEELLVTIRNSKHILKYIDIPIQHISDNILHSMNRKTSKEDILLALSLIRTIVPNISIRTTLIVGFPGETDQDFQELLDLVKKEQFDHLGAFTYFQEDGTQAALLPNQVPENVKQKRYDRIMETQKSISQEKLQGFIGNKLTVIVDKKIKPKIYECRSQFDAPDIDGIIYLEKAEVEVGDLVEVEIVDSLEYDLIALPVKKYRSNT, encoded by the coding sequence ATGGCAAGAAAAAAAAGATCATTCTACATAGAAACACTCGGATGCCCAAAAAACCTGGTTGATAGCGAGGTGATCGTTTCAAACCTTTGCGATGCTGGTTTAGAAATAACACATGATCCAGAAAAGGCAGAAATTCTGATCGTGAATACTTGTGGATTCATTGAACCTGCAAAAGAGGAATCAATTGATGTAATATTGGATTTTGCACGTTTAAAAAACAAGGGTATGGGTCAAAAGCTCATCGTCACTGGATGCCTTGTTCAAAGGTATAAAGAAGATCTGCAAAAGTCCTTATCGGAAGTCGACTACTTTTTTGATCTAGATAATATTTCAGGTATCACTCGAACTCTCAGTTCATATAAACAATTTGAAGATAAACGTTTCATTCTTACTCCCAAACATTATGCCTATCTGCGTATCAGCGATGGCTGTGAAAATTTTTGTTCGTATTGTGCAATTCCATACATTCGAGGACCTGTTCGAAGCAAATCAATTGAAGATATTATTGATGAAGCCCAGCAGCTAGTTGATCAAGGTGTTAAAGAAATAATCGTTATTGCACAAGACATCGGAAATTATGGGATCGATATTTACGGTGAAAGCCGGCTGGTAGAACTTCTACAAAGATTGGACAATATTCAAAATCTGCATTGGTTACGATTGCTCTATGTAAATCCCCAGCATGTGACCGAAGAGTTACTTGTAACGATCAGGAATAGCAAGCATATCCTCAAATATATCGATATCCCTATTCAGCATATCAGTGATAACATTCTTCACTCGATGAACAGGAAAACATCAAAAGAGGATATTCTGCTTGCACTTTCTTTGATCAGAACCATTGTGCCCAACATATCAATCAGAACTACTCTCATCGTTGGATTTCCCGGTGAAACCGATCAAGATTTCCAGGAACTCCTCGATCTTGTCAAAAAGGAACAGTTCGATCATCTCGGAGCATTTACCTATTTTCAGGAAGATGGAACACAAGCAGCCTTGTTACCCAACCAAGTTCCTGAGAATGTAAAACAAAAAAGATATGATCGTATTATGGAAACCCAGAAATCGATTTCTCAAGAAAAACTACAGGGCTTTATCGGCAATAAATTGACTGTTATAGTTGACAAGAAAATCAAGCCAAAAATCTATGAGTGCCGTTCCCAATTCGATGCACCGGACATCGATGGAATTATTTATCTTGAAAAAGCAGAAGTTGAGGTCGGTGATCTTGTTGAAGTTGAGATTGTGGATAGTCTTGAGTATGATCTTATTGCTCTTCCGGTAAAAAAATACAGGAGTAACACATGA
- a CDS encoding transporter substrate-binding domain-containing protein: protein MKKIVFIMIVCILVLFISCSQKPMIFTYLDYPPYCWTDAEGNAHGIYIDIINEVVRDRMGIPVVYQEHSWDVAQKLVQDGEADAFITVPTPERREYTEISNEPLVSDGCVLFTQKDNKRLEEIQKITNLPELKDFTLLDYTGSGWARQHLADFDVEWMPGIKQVLIELANGKGDIFVQPPILTKYNIKELKLEDKLIEIPNSLDEIHFYLCVGKNSSFVHILPEFDRIITEMKQNGSLQKIIDSY from the coding sequence ATGAAAAAGATCGTATTTATTATGATTGTTTGCATACTTGTTCTTTTTATAAGCTGTTCTCAAAAACCTATGATATTTACTTACCTGGACTATCCACCCTATTGCTGGACAGATGCAGAAGGTAATGCGCACGGCATTTATATCGATATTATTAATGAAGTTGTACGAGATCGAATGGGAATTCCTGTTGTATATCAAGAACATTCATGGGATGTTGCCCAGAAACTGGTTCAAGACGGAGAAGCTGACGCATTCATCACAGTTCCTACCCCAGAGAGAAGGGAATACACAGAAATCAGCAATGAGCCGCTTGTTTCGGATGGATGTGTTCTCTTTACTCAAAAAGACAACAAACGTTTGGAAGAAATTCAAAAAATCACAAACCTCCCCGAGTTGAAGGATTTTACATTACTCGACTATACGGGCAGCGGATGGGCAAGACAGCATCTCGCAGATTTTGATGTCGAATGGATGCCGGGCATTAAACAGGTACTGATCGAACTTGCAAACGGGAAGGGTGATATTTTTGTTCAGCCCCCTATCTTGACCAAGTACAACATCAAAGAATTGAAACTTGAAGACAAACTTATTGAGATCCCTAACTCTCTTGATGAGATACATTTCTATTTGTGTGTAGGAAAAAATTCATCATTTGTCCATATTCTTCCTGAATTTGATAGGATCATTACAGAAATGAAACAGAACGGTTCGCTGCAGAAAATTATTGATTCGTATTAA
- the bamA gene encoding outer membrane protein assembly factor BamA encodes MRLKKCILMILVFCMTASFLYAKKEAFKITSITFEGNNVYRSGTLRKVMVTRSSKFLSPGYYYPEIFSDDLKNLALFYHQNGYLKAKIVDYTVDRNEEKKKLSITIIISEGEPTYIEGVEVFGNSVFSDSTLMKEIGLKKDNLLQQKRVQDATYKLLTMYANLGYLDAEVVPDIRINEEYHRALIDFRITEYEQYSIRDIIVQGLDVTKKKIVMREITFKQNEIVDYSKLLASQRSLYLTGLFESVFIRPVTLDSLSSQKDVLVEIKEKIPGEFNIGVGYGSLERARIFAELQNSNLWGTAQKISLNGRLSSITRKIEASYTEPWTFGIRLKTDINIFDSFNEEPGYDVSQYGAKLIIGKSFTHYASISFAYRYERVHFTKVEVQEIPDTYKSNLNSLILSAIQDKRDNIFNTTKGYMLSIDNELAESYQKSSSLFGKMTAKSRFYWSLTPNTILATSFEAGGLTLFGNSTYVPLNERFYAGGPQSMRGFRYRKVGPLDDSGNPLGGRYKFVGNLELRQTIYKIVGAVAFFDFGNVWKYLKDVKKQPMRSCPGIGLRVNTPLGVVRCDYGFNWFPKAGEPSGKFYFSLGQAF; translated from the coding sequence ATGAGATTAAAAAAATGCATCCTGATGATCCTTGTTTTCTGTATGACGGCATCATTTCTGTATGCTAAAAAAGAGGCGTTCAAAATAACATCCATAACCTTTGAAGGAAACAATGTATATCGTTCCGGCACCTTGCGAAAAGTCATGGTTACGCGTTCCTCAAAATTTCTTAGTCCGGGATACTACTATCCTGAAATCTTCAGCGATGACCTAAAAAATCTTGCTTTGTTCTATCACCAGAACGGTTATCTTAAAGCAAAGATCGTCGATTATACCGTTGATAGAAATGAGGAGAAAAAGAAACTTTCCATTACGATAATCATATCTGAAGGAGAACCAACCTATATCGAAGGAGTCGAGGTCTTTGGTAATTCGGTTTTCTCGGATTCTACGCTGATGAAAGAAATCGGGTTGAAAAAAGATAACCTGTTGCAACAAAAGAGGGTTCAGGACGCCACCTATAAACTTCTGACCATGTATGCAAATCTTGGATATCTCGACGCTGAGGTTGTGCCGGATATCCGCATCAATGAGGAATATCACCGCGCATTGATTGATTTTCGAATAACCGAATATGAACAATATTCAATCCGGGATATCATCGTACAAGGATTGGATGTCACAAAAAAGAAGATCGTCATGAGGGAGATCACGTTCAAACAGAATGAGATCGTGGACTATTCAAAGCTCCTCGCTTCCCAGCGCTCATTATATCTCACCGGATTATTTGAAAGTGTATTCATCCGACCCGTTACTCTTGACTCACTTTCATCTCAGAAAGATGTTCTCGTCGAGATTAAAGAGAAGATACCCGGTGAATTCAATATTGGTGTTGGATATGGCTCCCTGGAACGTGCACGCATCTTTGCAGAACTGCAGAACAGCAACCTGTGGGGTACGGCTCAAAAGATAAGTTTGAATGGAAGGTTGAGTTCAATAACACGGAAAATTGAAGCATCTTATACGGAGCCGTGGACATTTGGGATCCGATTGAAGACTGACATTAATATCTTTGATAGTTTCAATGAAGAGCCGGGATATGATGTATCTCAATATGGTGCCAAGCTGATCATTGGAAAATCCTTTACCCATTATGCCAGCATTTCGTTTGCCTACAGGTATGAACGAGTTCATTTCACTAAGGTAGAAGTCCAGGAAATCCCGGATACATATAAGTCTAACTTGAATTCACTCATCCTTTCAGCGATCCAGGATAAAAGAGATAATATCTTCAATACGACAAAGGGTTACATGCTGTCTATCGATAATGAACTTGCAGAATCCTATCAAAAGAGCAGCAGTCTTTTCGGCAAGATGACAGCAAAGAGTAGATTTTATTGGTCATTGACCCCTAACACAATTCTTGCCACCTCCTTTGAAGCAGGGGGCTTAACGCTGTTTGGCAATTCTACCTATGTACCCCTTAACGAAAGATTCTATGCCGGTGGACCGCAGTCTATGCGCGGCTTTCGCTACAGGAAAGTTGGACCGTTGGATGACAGTGGAAATCCTCTCGGCGGCAGGTATAAATTTGTGGGAAATCTCGAACTAAGACAGACGATCTATAAGATTGTCGGTGCCGTTGCATTCTTTGATTTTGGGAATGTGTGGAAATATCTCAAAGATGTAAAAAAGCAACCAATGAGAAGCTGTCCCGGGATCGGACTTCGGGTAAATACACCTCTTGGCGTGGTACGATGTGATTATGGATTTAATTGGTTTCCCAAAGCAGGTGAACCATCCGGAAAGTTCTATTTTAGTCTTGGGCAGGCATTTTAA
- the trpS gene encoding tryptophan--tRNA ligase: MRKRIFSGIQPSGKLHIGNYLGAIKNWIGLQDEYDCIWGIVDYHSMTIPYDHEGMEERVLDCAATYLAAGLDPEKCILMIQSKVKEHTELTWILNTVTPISWLERVPTFKDKSKRFTDNVNMGLMDYPVLMAADIVLYKAEAVPVGEDQLPHLELTREIVRRFNNVFGDTFPEPKAITCEGALVRGLDGQAKMSKSLNNCLYIDETPDEIWKKISVAVTDPQRVRKTDPGDPKVCNIFSLHQLFSTKDQIAHCAEGCRNAGIGCIQCKKILAENIANELAPIREKKLKLLDDIGYIRDVLDAGIAHSQKIATQTIQEVYEKIGTNYQFMKNE; this comes from the coding sequence ATGAGAAAAAGAATCTTTAGCGGCATACAGCCCAGCGGAAAATTGCATATTGGTAACTATCTTGGTGCGATCAAGAACTGGATCGGGTTGCAGGACGAGTATGACTGCATCTGGGGTATTGTCGATTATCACTCTATGACCATTCCTTACGATCATGAAGGCATGGAAGAACGAGTGCTTGATTGTGCTGCCACGTATCTCGCTGCAGGTCTAGATCCGGAAAAATGTATCCTCATGATCCAGTCCAAAGTAAAAGAACACACTGAACTTACCTGGATATTAAATACTGTTACTCCAATTTCATGGCTTGAACGAGTCCCGACTTTTAAAGATAAATCAAAGCGTTTTACTGACAATGTCAATATGGGTTTGATGGACTATCCGGTACTCATGGCTGCTGACATAGTCTTATACAAAGCTGAAGCAGTACCTGTTGGAGAAGACCAGCTTCCACATCTTGAATTGACGCGTGAGATCGTTCGCAGATTCAATAATGTTTTCGGTGATACATTTCCCGAACCAAAAGCCATTACGTGCGAAGGTGCACTGGTGCGTGGCCTTGATGGACAGGCAAAGATGAGTAAATCACTCAATAACTGCCTCTATATCGATGAAACACCTGATGAAATTTGGAAAAAAATATCTGTCGCAGTTACCGATCCTCAAAGAGTAAGAAAAACTGATCCGGGCGATCCAAAGGTCTGTAACATCTTTTCGTTGCATCAACTCTTCTCAACAAAGGATCAGATCGCACATTGTGCTGAAGGATGTAGAAATGCAGGTATCGGTTGTATCCAATGCAAGAAGATCCTGGCTGAAAATATTGCCAACGAACTTGCTCCGATCAGGGAGAAAAAACTCAAACTCCTTGATGATATCGGGTATATCCGAGATGTTCTTGATGCAGGAATCGCTCATAGTCAGAAAATAGCTACGCAAACAATCCAAGAGGTGTATGAGAAGATTGGAACGAATTATCAATTCATGAAAAATGAATAG
- the secG gene encoding preprotein translocase subunit SecG produces the protein MYTFLLIIHVIVCIALVISVLLQSSKGGGLGGAFGGGGGDTVFGGQSASNFLKKTTRVLGGAFMVLTILLALTLKPTQMQKEAGQVSEELQKEIDQSDQTPQDAPATLPEGFEVIPEETGTQEQ, from the coding sequence ATGTACACGTTCTTACTTATAATACATGTTATTGTGTGTATCGCATTGGTGATCTCAGTGCTTTTGCAGTCAAGCAAAGGTGGAGGGCTCGGTGGTGCTTTCGGTGGAGGTGGTGGTGACACCGTTTTTGGCGGACAAAGTGCTTCCAATTTCTTAAAAAAAACCACCCGTGTTCTCGGCGGTGCATTCATGGTGCTAACCATCTTACTTGCGCTTACGCTTAAGCCGACCCAAATGCAGAAAGAAGCCGGGCAGGTTTCAGAAGAACTTCAAAAGGAAATTGATCAAAGTGACCAAACTCCTCAAGATGCACCTGCAACACTCCCCGAAGGTTTTGAAGTAATACCTGAAGAAACAGGAACTCAAGAACAATAA
- a CDS encoding mechanosensitive ion channel family protein, producing MLKTIVWGNVTLLRLIIALSIFILSIIISKILSLYVRRALKNKTSKDSMEVVVKIVSYLILLIGLIWALSIIGLKLSGLLVAGGIISIIIGFASQSIVGNLVSGIFLMIERPIRIGNTVNIDDITGIVEDIRIISTTIRTFDGYQVRIPNEKVFTANISNYVSNVARRFEYDVGIRYNDDADKAIAIIKELINNEPFALKNPEPLVWVNKLGDNAVNVNVKIWAPVSEWWALKTSMLWRIKKTLELQGIEIAFPQRIVWFGDRRLDNTILPITKSEKKE from the coding sequence ATGCTTAAAACGATCGTCTGGGGAAATGTCACGCTTCTGAGATTGATAATAGCTCTTTCAATTTTTATACTTTCAATAATAATTTCCAAGATTCTATCTCTTTATGTTCGTCGTGCTTTAAAGAATAAGACGTCGAAAGACAGCATGGAAGTGGTTGTCAAAATTGTATCCTACCTGATACTTCTTATCGGGTTGATCTGGGCTCTTTCTATCATTGGACTGAAGCTTTCCGGGCTTCTTGTTGCAGGTGGGATCATCAGTATTATTATTGGTTTCGCAAGTCAGAGCATTGTTGGAAATTTGGTTTCTGGAATATTTCTTATGATCGAGCGTCCAATTCGTATCGGGAATACCGTAAATATTGATGACATCACTGGAATTGTGGAGGACATCAGGATCATCTCCACCACGATTCGAACATTCGATGGATATCAGGTGAGAATTCCCAATGAAAAAGTCTTTACTGCGAATATATCTAATTATGTTTCAAATGTAGCGCGTCGATTTGAGTATGATGTTGGGATCCGATACAACGACGATGCAGATAAAGCCATTGCAATCATTAAAGAGCTTATCAATAACGAACCCTTCGCACTCAAAAATCCTGAACCCCTCGTTTGGGTTAATAAACTCGGTGACAATGCAGTGAATGTAAATGTGAAGATATGGGCTCCTGTGAGTGAATGGTGGGCACTGAAAACAAGTATGCTTTGGAGGATCAAGAAAACACTTGAACTTCAAGGTATTGAGATCGCATTCCCACAACGAATTGTATGGTTTGGTGACCGAAGACTTGATAATACTATATTGCCAATTACTAAATCCGAAAAGAAAGAGTAG
- a CDS encoding translocation/assembly module TamB: MNKVVKNSLRIFLITLASLLLLCVILVLVAGSPLGEGFIKNIIEKNVSKTLSMTVSIEEFRTNVFSHIKINSLNIYCDPPSSMSSLSVSSIEVHYNIFALISNKLSISEILIKGLDATLLRDKDGIFLLPELPAAKEPSKKTLQLVLGKIELTNSSISYDDQAIPLDATIRDFLLTLTSEHMHQTYGFIVQFNSAAIQKNDQMYGIENFAVSGTISSDVYNISDISFSSKGMTCSGSAEVHITKQDTKILANITIDGDPSEYVQIFGKDLPDKLRLELNNITLDVHVDGTPSKPNIGAVINIPDVRAEEINLKNTTITLSFESDSLRIKNLSTEVFGGTISARGWLETQKSESYQTELQIANIDYSQLWDFLYDNESPYSGSINGSLHASGEMNAMLSSSLSGNIKLGSLVFHKKRIDPLGCTFAYKEGKASLRVTQGLSSIESDLSIHDSLIRGTAKVTIDDIKHLAGLFNIPDAAGAVFAEADFNGSLDNPSVRATIKGKGLSYMNVPLDSLYADVSYVDSSLMILKSSFKGALDSLEPLAQKLMGEQIKGRVQYAGSLTGSMEDFSGSLTIHADSVQYRDFSVPVISVLCRAKNSDVTIDQLHIKTDKISCDAQGDVSVNNRSGSLTIDFTDEMEREQKHLGTIQTNFILDDMMTFDAQLKDISLTMLGAVSDSLTGVQGDISGSISFKGDLQNPTGSIQLAIDKPSYKDIFIDAITLQGQLTPSEFILSSGLVQLFNNDIRFRGKLGLDRYDGNITISPRCSIQGEVSMTDVALADFAEEFLDAVQTKGIVTASGQVGGTLGNPQINGSLRIKDGFVQLDSHKSPIENLSAIIIFADSTLNINKFTGLYEKKNFSFSGSVTSRDWRAISTDIALSINGLQAITVKGNYKPEGINVTLNADDFDVSFVEVVPAIMNAQGLMNASIHVLGSPQNPRLRGWLKASDLELLMEDIPIPLTKCMLDITATDERFDINTLSCKFGDGTISSKGYVSYTNNTISDIALNIHAEDISFREPKKFQVLVKSIDMKYSQQKTGYQIDGTIILGKTKYLEDVQISKVLASIGKPKIFKKPSPVMMQTKLNIRVTESKDIWVENNLARIRAKADITVIGTLAQPNIAGRLEITDGYIVYLDRKFNITRGVLDFTDSNMINPILDIQAETDIKNYSEPDVDPYHIIFAVTGPADKAKISLQSVPALDEANILSLLTFGTTRDQIFTQDPDKYDTSLKNILLERAEQYSSQKISGFVASRMAQMFDLDDVSIEGNLFKFGDSWGPQLVASKQLSKRMKVTYSTRIGYMNEQSIELDYKLTDHFYLQGQADQDGNAGIDVIYRMNFK, translated from the coding sequence ATGAACAAAGTTGTTAAGAATAGCCTGAGAATATTCCTTATTACATTAGCAAGTCTGCTCCTGTTGTGTGTAATACTTGTATTGGTTGCAGGGTCACCTCTTGGTGAGGGTTTTATTAAGAACATTATCGAGAAAAATGTATCTAAAACATTGAGCATGACAGTGTCTATTGAAGAATTCAGAACGAATGTTTTTTCTCATATCAAGATTAACAGTCTCAATATTTATTGCGATCCCCCTTCGAGCATGTCATCACTATCAGTCTCATCAATTGAAGTTCACTATAATATTTTTGCTTTGATATCAAATAAACTATCTATCTCAGAGATACTCATTAAAGGGCTGGATGCCACATTACTCCGAGATAAAGATGGTATTTTTTTACTGCCTGAACTTCCGGCAGCAAAAGAGCCATCCAAAAAAACATTGCAGCTTGTTCTTGGAAAGATAGAGCTAACCAATTCTTCAATATCCTATGATGACCAGGCAATCCCACTCGATGCAACAATCCGGGATTTCTTATTGACGCTTACATCTGAACATATGCATCAAACCTATGGATTTATTGTACAATTTAATTCAGCAGCAATACAAAAAAATGATCAAATGTACGGAATAGAAAACTTTGCTGTTTCAGGAACCATTTCATCTGATGTTTATAATATTTCTGATATTTCGTTTTCATCAAAAGGAATGACGTGTTCGGGAAGCGCAGAAGTTCATATCACAAAACAGGATACAAAAATTCTGGCAAACATAACAATCGATGGAGATCCATCTGAGTATGTGCAGATCTTCGGGAAAGACCTTCCTGATAAATTGCGGCTGGAATTAAATAATATTACGCTTGATGTTCACGTCGATGGAACGCCATCGAAACCAAACATTGGAGCTGTGATCAATATTCCCGATGTAAGAGCAGAAGAAATAAATCTCAAGAATACAACTATTACTCTTTCATTCGAGAGCGATTCTCTTCGAATCAAAAACCTATCAACCGAGGTTTTCGGTGGTACAATTTCTGCACGGGGATGGTTAGAAACCCAAAAATCAGAATCCTATCAAACCGAGCTTCAAATTGCGAATATTGATTATTCACAACTCTGGGATTTCCTTTATGATAACGAGTCACCGTATTCGGGCTCTATCAACGGATCTTTACATGCTTCGGGTGAGATGAATGCAATGCTCTCATCGAGTCTTTCCGGTAACATTAAGCTGGGATCACTTGTCTTTCATAAGAAGAGAATCGATCCTTTGGGATGCACCTTTGCCTATAAAGAAGGTAAGGCGTCCTTGCGGGTAACTCAGGGCTTGTCTTCTATAGAAAGCGATCTGTCGATACATGATTCTCTTATACGCGGTACTGCGAAAGTCACCATCGATGATATCAAGCATCTTGCAGGGCTTTTCAATATACCTGATGCAGCAGGCGCTGTTTTTGCAGAAGCAGATTTCAATGGAAGTCTGGATAATCCATCAGTTCGGGCAACTATCAAAGGAAAAGGTCTTTCATATATGAATGTGCCCTTGGATTCGCTTTATGCAGATGTTTCTTATGTTGATAGTTCACTTATGATACTCAAGAGTTCTTTTAAAGGTGCACTTGATTCTCTTGAGCCGCTTGCACAAAAGCTGATGGGTGAGCAGATCAAAGGGCGAGTTCAGTATGCAGGATCCTTAACAGGCTCGATGGAGGATTTCTCCGGCTCATTGACCATTCATGCGGATAGTGTTCAGTATAGAGATTTCTCCGTGCCGGTTATCTCTGTATTGTGCCGCGCAAAAAACTCTGATGTGACCATCGATCAACTTCATATTAAAACAGATAAAATCAGTTGTGATGCCCAAGGCGACGTCTCAGTAAATAATAGAAGTGGATCTCTAACCATTGATTTTACCGATGAGATGGAACGTGAGCAAAAGCATCTGGGAACAATCCAAACTAACTTCATTCTCGATGATATGATGACATTCGATGCCCAGTTAAAAGATATATCACTTACTATGCTTGGTGCTGTATCAGATTCGCTAACCGGCGTGCAGGGAGATATTTCCGGCAGTATTTCCTTTAAGGGTGATCTGCAAAACCCGACAGGTTCAATACAGCTGGCAATTGATAAGCCATCGTACAAAGATATTTTTATTGATGCAATAACACTGCAGGGACAGCTTACTCCCAGTGAATTTATTCTCAGCAGTGGTCTTGTACAGCTTTTTAATAATGACATTCGTTTTCGTGGGAAACTTGGTCTGGATCGTTATGATGGAAATATTACGATAAGCCCGAGATGTTCGATTCAAGGGGAAGTTTCTATGACAGATGTTGCACTGGCAGATTTTGCTGAGGAGTTTCTGGATGCTGTTCAAACCAAGGGTATAGTAACAGCTTCAGGACAAGTAGGTGGAACGCTTGGCAATCCCCAAATAAATGGTTCATTGAGGATAAAAGACGGTTTTGTTCAGCTAGACTCGCATAAATCACCCATAGAGAATCTCAGTGCAATCATTATCTTTGCAGATAGTACCCTGAACATCAATAAATTCACTGGTTTGTATGAGAAGAAGAATTTTTCATTTTCCGGAAGTGTCACTTCCCGGGACTGGCGTGCAATCTCGACTGATATTGCTCTTTCAATAAACGGACTTCAGGCAATTACCGTTAAAGGAAACTATAAACCTGAAGGAATAAATGTTACTTTGAATGCTGATGATTTTGATGTTTCATTCGTTGAAGTCGTACCTGCGATCATGAATGCACAGGGTCTCATGAATGCTTCCATCCATGTGCTGGGCTCACCACAAAATCCTCGGTTAAGAGGATGGCTGAAGGCATCCGACCTTGAATTGCTGATGGAAGATATTCCAATACCGCTCACCAAATGTATGCTTGATATCACTGCCACTGACGAACGTTTCGACATTAATACCTTGTCATGCAAATTTGGTGATGGAACGATCTCGAGTAAGGGTTATGTTTCCTACACAAATAACACAATAAGTGATATTGCCCTCAATATTCACGCCGAGGATATCTCGTTTAGAGAACCAAAAAAATTCCAAGTTTTGGTAAAAAGTATCGATATGAAGTATTCGCAGCAAAAGACCGGATATCAAATCGATGGAACAATTATTCTCGGTAAAACAAAATATCTTGAGGATGTCCAGATCTCAAAGGTGCTGGCTTCAATCGGCAAACCGAAGATATTTAAAAAACCGTCACCTGTGATGATGCAGACGAAGCTCAATATTCGAGTTACGGAAAGCAAAGATATATGGGTCGAGAATAATCTTGCAAGGATCCGTGCAAAGGCAGACATTACTGTGATCGGAACTCTTGCGCAACCGAATATTGCAGGACGTCTTGAGATCACGGACGGCTATATTGTGTATCTGGATAGAAAATTCAACATCACACGGGGTGTTCTTGATTTTACAGATTCGAATATGATCAATCCTATCCTCGACATTCAGGCTGAAACAGATATTAAAAACTACTCAGAACCTGATGTTGATCCCTATCACATTATTTTTGCGGTTACCGGACCTGCAGATAAAGCGAAGATATCTCTTCAATCAGTGCCTGCACTGGATGAAGCAAATATACTTTCGCTCCTCACGTTCGGAACTACCAGGGATCAGATATTTACCCAGGATCCGGACAAGTATGATACTTCGTTAAAGAATATACTCCTTGAACGCGCTGAACAGTATTCCAGCCAGAAGATATCAGGATTTGTCGCAAGCAGGATGGCGCAGATGTTTGATCTTGACGATGTGTCGATCGAGGGAAATCTTTTCAAGTTCGGTGACTCATGGGGTCCTCAACTCGTTGCTTCAAAACAGCTGTCAAAACGAATGAAAGTTACCTATTCGACACGTATCGGGTATATGAACGAACAAAGCATCGAGCTTGATTATAAACTAACCGACCATTTTTATTTGCAAGGACAGGCAGACCAGGACGGTAATGCCGGCATCGATGTGATCTACAGGATGAATTTCAAATGA
- a CDS encoding 50S ribosomal protein L28, translating into MSKKCEICGKSPMFGHNRSKSDRRTNRRWDPNLQKISVEVDGTVKKMTVCSSCIKSGKVKKA; encoded by the coding sequence ATGTCAAAGAAATGTGAAATATGCGGAAAAAGCCCGATGTTTGGACATAATAGAAGTAAATCAGATAGACGTACGAACCGTCGCTGGGATCCTAATCTGCAAAAGATTTCGGTCGAGGTTGATGGAACAGTCAAGAAGATGACTGTATGTTCAAGCTGTATAAAAAGCGGGAAAGTGAAAAAAGCATAA